The Streptomyces kanamyceticus DNA segment GTGGAGGACTTGTCTGTTGCACTGGTCGCACTGGTCGCACTGGTCGCACTGGTCGCACTGGTCGTCGTACTGGGCGTACTGGTCGCACTCGTCGGAAGAGTCACGGATACGACGATGTTCCGGACCTCAGAGGGGTACCAGAGTGTCTTTATCCTGGTATCAGACGCACCTGGAAACAGGCTGCGAACAGGCCGCGGAGTGCGGCAGCCTGGGACCGTGACCGTGATCGATACCGCAGCCGCCGTGTCCGCCACACCGGAGCCGCAGCCCCAGCCAGCGACGCAGCTGGATCCGGAACCGCAGCCGGGCGCCGACATCCGCAGACAAGAGCTCGCCGCGTTCCTCCGCAGCCGCCGCGAGCGCGTCACGCCCGAGCAGGCGGGCCTGCCGCGCGGCACCCGGCGCCGCACCCCTGGGCTGCGCCGCGAGGAGGTCGCCCAGCTCTCCTCGGTGGGCGTCACCTGGTACACGTGGCTGGAGCAGGCGAGGCACATCAAGGTGTCGGCGCAGGTCATCGACGCCATCGCACGGGCCCTGCTGATGGACCCCAGCGAGCGCGCCCACCTCTTCGCGCTCGCGGGCGCCGTCGATCCGCGCCCCGAGGCCGAGTGCACGGCGCTCTCCGCGCCGGTCCGCCGCCTCATGCACCGGGTCGCCCCCTACCCGGCCACCGTGCAGAACGGCCGCTACGACGTCCTCGCCTACAACCGCTCCTGGACCCACGTCTTCGGCGACTTCGACGCGATGGAGCCGCGCGACCGCAACTGCCTGTGGCTCCTGGCCACCAGCGACAGCTGGCGCGAGACCTTCCTCGACCGGGACGAGATGCTGCGCGACCTGATCGCCAAGTTCCGCGGCTCGATGGCCGAGCACGGCGCCGAGCCCGCCTGGAAGGAGCTGCGCGACCGGCTGCTCGGGGTCTCCGCGGAGTTCCGCGAGCTGTGGGAGCGGCACGAGGTGGCCGCCATGGCACCGCACGTCAAGCGCTATCAGCACCCCCGGGTCGGGCTGCTCCGCCTGGAGCACCGCATGCTGTGGATGGCCCCGTTCGCGCAGGCGCACCGCCTCGTCGCGTACGTGCCCGCCGACGACGAGACGGAGGAGCGCCTGGAGCGCCTGGCGGAGCTGCACCGGGAGTGAGGGGCACCGGGAGTGAGGGGCACCGGGAGTGAAGGACGTCGGGAGTGAGGGACAATGGAGGGTCCCGTCGTCCGTCCCGGAGAGCCTCGATGCCGTCCCAGCCGCTGTCCATCGGCCCGCACACCGTGCGGCCGCCCGTCGTGCTCGCCCCCATGGCGGGCATCACGAACGCGCCGTTCCGGACGCTGTGCCGGGAGTTCTCCGGCGGCAAGGGTCTCTTCGTCAGCGAGATGATCACGACCCGCGCCCTGGTCGAGCGCAACGAGAAGACCATGCAGCTGATCCACTTCGACGAGACCGAGAAGCCCCGGTCCATCCAGCTGTACGGCGTGGAC contains these protein-coding regions:
- a CDS encoding helix-turn-helix transcriptional regulator, which produces MDTAAAVSATPEPQPQPATQLDPEPQPGADIRRQELAAFLRSRRERVTPEQAGLPRGTRRRTPGLRREEVAQLSSVGVTWYTWLEQARHIKVSAQVIDAIARALLMDPSERAHLFALAGAVDPRPEAECTALSAPVRRLMHRVAPYPATVQNGRYDVLAYNRSWTHVFGDFDAMEPRDRNCLWLLATSDSWRETFLDRDEMLRDLIAKFRGSMAEHGAEPAWKELRDRLLGVSAEFRELWERHEVAAMAPHVKRYQHPRVGLLRLEHRMLWMAPFAQAHRLVAYVPADDETEERLERLAELHRE